The following are encoded in a window of Bradyrhizobium guangdongense genomic DNA:
- a CDS encoding MFS transporter: MSEAISVHQLQARQPSHVTVATASLIGTAIEWYDFFLYGTAAALIFNKLFFPTFDPMMGTLLAFATYALGFIARPLGGVVFGHYGDKIGRKTMLYLTLLIMGAATAAIGFLPTYETAGIGAAILLVTCRLVQGFGLGGEWGGAVLMAVEHAPEDKKGFYGSWPQLGAPLGLVLGTLVFSVVSALLTDAQLYAWGWRIPFLFSIALVLVGLWIRFTIAESPEFQKVKDTKQEVKMPILEAIRMYPKNILLAMGARFAENGFFYIYATFVLAFATQSLGMNRQDMLNGVLIAAAIETFTIPAFGALSDKVGRRPIYIFGAVFSALMSFPLFMLLSTKNPQLAWIAIVLGLAIGHAAMYGPQASFLSELFGTKVRYSGVSLGYNLASIFAGALSPLIATGLMTAYAPATWPISLYMIALAIITVVSVYFATETRKIVQA, encoded by the coding sequence ATGAGTGAAGCGATCTCGGTCCATCAGCTTCAGGCGAGACAGCCCTCGCACGTCACGGTCGCCACCGCGAGCCTGATCGGCACGGCCATCGAGTGGTACGATTTCTTCCTCTACGGCACCGCCGCGGCGCTGATCTTCAACAAGCTGTTCTTTCCGACGTTCGACCCGATGATGGGCACGCTGCTGGCGTTCGCGACCTATGCGCTCGGCTTCATCGCGCGCCCGCTCGGCGGGGTCGTGTTCGGCCATTACGGCGACAAGATCGGCCGCAAGACCATGCTGTACCTGACGCTGCTGATCATGGGGGCGGCGACCGCGGCGATCGGCTTCCTGCCGACCTACGAGACCGCCGGCATCGGCGCTGCGATCCTGCTCGTCACCTGCCGCCTGGTGCAGGGTTTTGGCTTGGGCGGCGAATGGGGCGGCGCCGTGCTGATGGCCGTCGAGCACGCGCCGGAGGACAAGAAAGGCTTCTATGGCAGCTGGCCGCAGCTTGGCGCGCCGCTCGGCCTCGTGCTCGGCACGCTGGTGTTCTCGGTGGTCTCGGCACTGCTGACCGACGCGCAGCTCTATGCCTGGGGCTGGCGCATTCCGTTCCTGTTCTCGATCGCGCTGGTGCTGGTCGGCCTGTGGATCCGCTTCACCATCGCGGAATCGCCCGAGTTCCAGAAGGTCAAGGACACCAAGCAGGAGGTGAAGATGCCGATCCTCGAGGCGATCAGGATGTACCCGAAGAACATCCTGCTGGCGATGGGCGCGCGCTTTGCCGAGAACGGCTTCTTCTACATCTACGCGACCTTCGTGCTCGCCTTTGCGACGCAATCGCTCGGCATGAACAGGCAGGACATGCTGAACGGCGTCTTGATCGCCGCCGCGATCGAGACCTTCACCATCCCCGCCTTCGGCGCGCTGTCCGACAAGGTCGGGCGGCGACCGATCTACATCTTCGGCGCGGTGTTCTCGGCGCTGATGTCGTTCCCGCTGTTCATGCTGCTGTCGACCAAGAACCCGCAGCTCGCCTGGATCGCGATCGTGCTGGGCCTCGCCATCGGCCATGCCGCGATGTACGGCCCGCAGGCGAGCTTCCTGTCGGAGCTGTTCGGCACCAAGGTGCGCTATAGCGGCGTCTCGCTCGGCTACAACCTCGCCTCGATCTTCGCCGGCGCGTTGTCGCCGTTGATCGCGACGGGCCTGATGACGGCCTATGCGCCGGCGACCTGGCCGATCTCGCTCTACATGATCGCGCTCGCGATCATCACGGTGGTGTCGGTCTATTTCGCCACGGAAACGCGCAAGATAGTTCAGGCCTGA
- a CDS encoding ABC transporter ATP-binding protein has translation MTDLLELSGVHTHIGRYHILQGIDLAVPQGQVTMLLGRNGAGKTTTLRTIMGLWQASAGEITLGDARIESRATPDIARLGVGYVPESMAVFSDLTVKENLVLAARDAPMDDKQLDWIFGFFPALRRFWLSRAGSLSGGQKQMLSIARAIIEPRKLLLIDEPTKGLAPAIVVALIECLKEIKRKGATILLVEQNFFAARELGDSVLVMDNGTIVHRGAMADLAADVPLQERLLGLSLEAHQ, from the coding sequence ATGACTGACCTGCTCGAACTCTCCGGCGTGCACACCCATATCGGGCGCTACCACATCCTCCAGGGCATCGACCTCGCCGTGCCACAGGGGCAGGTCACGATGCTGCTCGGGCGCAACGGCGCCGGCAAGACCACGACGCTGCGCACCATCATGGGCCTGTGGCAGGCCTCTGCGGGCGAGATCACGCTCGGCGATGCGCGCATCGAGAGCCGCGCCACGCCAGACATCGCGCGGCTCGGCGTTGGTTATGTGCCCGAGAGCATGGCGGTGTTTTCTGATTTGACGGTGAAGGAAAATCTCGTCCTCGCGGCCCGCGACGCGCCGATGGACGACAAGCAGCTGGACTGGATCTTTGGCTTCTTCCCGGCGCTGCGCCGGTTCTGGCTGTCGCGCGCCGGAAGCCTCTCGGGCGGGCAAAAACAAATGTTATCGATCGCGCGCGCCATCATCGAGCCGCGCAAGCTGCTGCTGATCGACGAGCCGACCAAGGGATTGGCGCCCGCGATCGTCGTGGCGCTGATCGAGTGCCTGAAGGAGATCAAGCGCAAGGGGGCGACCATTCTCCTCGTCGAACAGAATTTCTTTGCCGCCCGCGAGCTCGGCGACAGCGTGCTGGTGATGGACAACGGCACCATCGTCCATCGCGGCGCGATGGCTGATCT
- a CDS encoding substrate-binding domain-containing protein produces MRRSLIITTTILGLAAASAAHADDLKVALIYGKTGPLEAYAKQTETGLQMGFEYATKGTMTIDGRKIVIITKDDQGKPDLSKAALAEAYQDDKADIAIGTTSSAAALAILPVAEENKKILIVEPAVADQITGEKWNRYIFRTARNSSQDAISNAVAIGKQGVTVATLAQDYAFGRDGVAAFKEALAKTGATLAAEEYAPTSTTDFTAVGQRLFDALKDKPGRKVIWVIWAGAGNPLAKLQDMDPKRYGIELSTGGNILPALAAYKSLPGMEGATYYYYDIPKNPVNDWLVAEHQKRFNAPPDFFTAGGFAAAMSVVTAVTKAKSTDTEKLITAMEGMEFDTPKGKMVFRKEDHQALQSMYHFKVKVDPNVAWAILEPVRELKIEDMDVPIKNKR; encoded by the coding sequence GTGCGTCGTTCACTCATCATAACAACAACCATTCTCGGGTTGGCCGCGGCGAGCGCCGCGCACGCCGACGACCTCAAGGTCGCGCTGATCTACGGCAAGACCGGCCCGCTCGAGGCCTATGCCAAGCAGACCGAGACCGGCCTGCAGATGGGCTTCGAGTACGCCACCAAGGGCACGATGACGATCGACGGTCGCAAGATCGTCATCATCACCAAGGACGACCAGGGCAAGCCGGACCTGTCCAAGGCCGCGCTCGCGGAAGCCTATCAGGACGACAAGGCCGACATCGCGATCGGCACGACCTCTTCGGCCGCCGCGCTGGCCATTCTCCCCGTCGCCGAGGAGAACAAGAAGATCCTGATCGTCGAGCCCGCCGTCGCGGATCAGATTACCGGCGAGAAGTGGAATCGCTACATCTTCCGCACGGCGCGCAACTCCTCGCAGGACGCGATCTCCAACGCGGTTGCGATCGGCAAGCAGGGCGTCACCGTAGCAACGCTGGCGCAGGACTATGCCTTCGGCCGCGACGGCGTCGCCGCCTTTAAGGAGGCGCTGGCCAAGACCGGCGCGACGCTGGCCGCGGAAGAATACGCCCCGACCAGCACCACCGATTTCACCGCGGTCGGCCAGCGCCTGTTCGATGCGCTGAAGGACAAGCCCGGCCGCAAGGTGATCTGGGTGATCTGGGCCGGCGCCGGCAATCCGCTGGCGAAGCTCCAGGACATGGACCCGAAGCGTTACGGCATCGAGCTCTCCACCGGCGGCAACATCCTGCCGGCGCTCGCCGCCTATAAAAGCCTGCCCGGCATGGAAGGCGCGACCTATTACTACTACGACATCCCCAAGAATCCGGTAAACGATTGGCTGGTCGCCGAGCACCAGAAGCGCTTCAACGCGCCGCCGGATTTCTTCACCGCGGGCGGTTTCGCCGCCGCGATGTCCGTGGTCACCGCCGTCACCAAGGCGAAGTCGACCGACACCGAGAAGCTGATCACGGCGATGGAGGGCATGGAGTTCGACACGCCGAAAGGCAAGATGGTGTTCCGGAAAGAGGACCATCAGGCGCTGCAGAGCATGTATCACTTCAAGGTCAAGGTCGATCCGAACGTCGCCTGGGCCATTCTCGAGCCGGTGCGCGAGCTGAAGATCGAGGACATGGACGTTCCGATCAAGAACAAGCGCTGA
- a CDS encoding ABC transporter ATP-binding protein, with protein MTFSLETRDLTIRFGGHVAVNNVSCTFRPGELTAIVGPNGAGKTTYFNLISGQLRASSGSILFDGTDITQQSAPLRTRAGLGRAFQLTNLFPNLTVEENVRLAVQAADGTHYDMLRPWMVRRDLIARADAILDQVALGSRRGVAATALSHGDQRKLEVALMIALEPKVFMFDEPTAGMSIDEVPVVLNLIAQLKQDRSKIILLVEHKMDVVRSLADRIIVLHNGQLVADGPPAEVIASPIVQEAYLGVAPKNAAGSAA; from the coding sequence ATGACCTTCTCCCTCGAAACCCGCGACCTCACCATCCGCTTCGGCGGCCATGTCGCGGTCAACAATGTCAGCTGCACGTTCCGGCCGGGCGAGCTCACCGCCATCGTCGGGCCGAACGGCGCCGGCAAGACCACCTATTTCAATCTGATCTCGGGCCAGCTGCGGGCCTCCAGCGGCAGCATCCTGTTCGACGGCACCGACATCACCCAGCAATCCGCGCCGCTGCGGACCCGTGCGGGTCTGGGGCGCGCGTTCCAGCTGACAAATCTCTTTCCGAACCTGACGGTGGAGGAGAACGTCCGCCTCGCAGTCCAGGCGGCTGATGGCACCCACTATGACATGCTGCGGCCCTGGATGGTCCGCCGCGACCTGATCGCACGCGCCGACGCCATCCTGGACCAGGTTGCGCTCGGCAGCCGCCGCGGCGTCGCCGCGACCGCGCTGTCGCACGGCGACCAGCGCAAGCTCGAGGTGGCGCTGATGATCGCGCTGGAGCCGAAGGTGTTCATGTTCGACGAGCCGACCGCCGGCATGAGCATCGACGAGGTACCTGTGGTCCTGAACCTGATCGCGCAGCTCAAGCAGGACAGAAGCAAGATCATCCTGCTGGTCGAGCACAAGATGGACGTGGTGCGCTCGCTCGCCGACCGCATCATCGTGCTGCATAACGGCCAGCTCGTCGCCGACGGTCCGCCGGCGGAGGTGATCGCCTCGCCGATCGTGCAGGAGGCCTATCTCGGCGTCGCACCCAAGAATGCCGCAGGGAGTGCAGCATGA
- a CDS encoding acyl CoA:acetate/3-ketoacid CoA transferase, with translation MSQHPALPYLPHSEKGKVVTAAEAVMLIRDGDTVATGGFVGIGFAEEIAIALEELYLSHEGDAPYTQGKPRNLTLVYAAGQGDGKHKGLNHFAHEGLVRRVIGGHWGLAPKLQQLAIANQIEAYNLPQGVITHLFRDIAAHRPGHITRVGMGTFVDPRRGGGKLNARTTEDMVELITLRGEECLLYRTFPINVGIIRATTGDPDGNLTMEKEALTLEALAIAMAAHNSGGIVIAQVERVAESGSLNPRQVKIPGILVDCVVVAKPEHHWQTFGTQYNPAFASEIRVRAASLPEMPMSERKIIARRAAFELKANSVVNLGIGMPEGIASVANEERIIDLITLTAEPGVIGGIPASGIDFGAAINTQAVIDQPYQFDFYDGGGLDAAFLGLAQVDRAGNLNVSKFGPKLAGAGGFINISQNAKEVVFVGTFAAGKQRVAVSDGRLSVHEEAKSRKFVDHVEHVTFSGPFAAARGQRVLYVTERCVFVLRPDGLELTEVAPGIDIERDILRLMDFKPLIPRDPALMDARIFRDGPMELRERLLTIPLDQRFTLDEQQNLFFVNLERYPLRSKAEIDEIARIVAARLTPLGRKVYAIVNYDNFSILPELLDDYSAMVRNLVDRFYVGVSRYTTSGFLRIKLGEALEKRGVAPHIFESADEAQSDWRQLEGTPPTSGETPTARQA, from the coding sequence GTGAGCCAGCATCCCGCGTTGCCCTATTTGCCGCACTCTGAGAAAGGCAAGGTCGTCACGGCGGCCGAAGCGGTCATGCTGATCCGCGACGGCGACACGGTGGCAACCGGCGGCTTCGTCGGCATCGGCTTCGCCGAGGAGATCGCGATCGCGCTGGAGGAGCTCTATCTCTCCCATGAGGGCGATGCGCCCTACACGCAAGGCAAGCCGCGCAATCTGACGCTGGTCTATGCCGCTGGCCAGGGCGACGGCAAGCACAAAGGGCTCAACCATTTCGCGCATGAAGGCCTGGTCCGTCGCGTGATCGGCGGGCATTGGGGGCTTGCTCCGAAACTGCAGCAGCTCGCGATCGCAAATCAGATCGAGGCCTACAATCTGCCGCAGGGCGTGATCACGCATCTGTTCCGCGACATCGCGGCGCACCGGCCCGGCCATATCACGCGCGTCGGCATGGGCACTTTCGTCGATCCACGACGCGGCGGCGGCAAGCTCAATGCACGCACCACCGAGGACATGGTGGAGCTGATCACGCTGCGTGGCGAAGAATGCCTGCTCTATCGGACGTTCCCGATCAATGTCGGAATCATCCGCGCCACGACAGGCGATCCCGACGGCAACCTCACCATGGAGAAGGAGGCGCTGACGCTGGAGGCGCTGGCGATTGCCATGGCCGCGCACAATTCCGGCGGCATCGTCATCGCCCAGGTCGAGCGTGTCGCCGAGAGCGGCAGCCTCAATCCGCGCCAGGTCAAAATCCCAGGAATTCTGGTCGACTGCGTCGTTGTCGCCAAACCCGAGCACCATTGGCAGACGTTCGGCACGCAATACAATCCGGCCTTCGCGAGCGAGATCCGGGTGCGCGCGGCATCGCTCCCCGAGATGCCGATGAGCGAGCGCAAGATCATCGCCCGCCGCGCGGCCTTCGAGCTGAAGGCCAACAGCGTCGTCAACCTCGGCATCGGCATGCCCGAAGGGATCGCCTCCGTCGCCAACGAAGAGCGAATCATCGACCTGATCACGCTGACGGCCGAGCCCGGCGTGATCGGCGGCATTCCCGCCAGCGGCATCGATTTCGGGGCGGCGATCAATACGCAAGCCGTGATCGACCAGCCCTACCAGTTCGACTTCTACGACGGCGGCGGACTGGACGCCGCCTTCCTCGGGCTCGCGCAGGTCGACCGCGCTGGCAATCTCAATGTCAGCAAGTTCGGCCCGAAGCTCGCCGGCGCCGGCGGCTTCATCAATATTAGCCAGAACGCCAAGGAGGTGGTCTTCGTCGGCACCTTTGCCGCGGGCAAGCAGCGGGTCGCGGTCAGCGACGGCAGGCTATCCGTCCACGAGGAGGCGAAGTCCCGCAAATTCGTCGATCATGTCGAGCACGTCACCTTCAGCGGCCCGTTCGCGGCCGCGCGCGGACAGCGCGTGCTGTATGTCACCGAGCGCTGCGTCTTCGTGTTGCGCCCCGACGGGCTCGAGCTCACGGAAGTCGCGCCCGGCATCGACATCGAACGCGACATCCTGCGCCTGATGGATTTCAAGCCGCTGATCCCGCGCGATCCCGCGCTGATGGATGCACGCATCTTCCGCGACGGTCCGATGGAGCTGCGCGAAAGGCTGCTGACCATCCCGCTCGACCAGCGCTTCACCCTCGACGAGCAGCAGAACCTGTTCTTCGTCAACCTCGAACGCTATCCCCTGCGCAGCAAGGCCGAGATCGACGAGATCGCGCGGATTGTCGCGGCGCGGCTCACCCCGCTTGGCCGCAAGGTCTACGCCATCGTCAATTATGACAACTTCTCGATTCTGCCTGAGCTGCTGGACGATTATTCGGCCATGGTGCGCAACCTGGTCGACCGCTTCTATGTCGGCGTGTCGCGGTACACCACCTCGGGCTTCCTGCGCATCAAGCTCGGCGAGGCCCTGGAGAAGCGCGGCGTCGCGCCGCATATCTTCGAGAGCGCGGACGAGGCGCAGTCGGACTGGCGTCAGCTCGAGGGCACGCCTCCAACGTCCGGCGAGACGCCTACCGCGCGGCAGGCCTAA